The DNA region CGCCTACAAAgtgcccctcctctctctctctctctctgcccttctGCAGCCTGACTCTGAAAGCTGCCGTGTCAAACTCTTCACGGCAGCTTTTCTTTATTCTACCTTTCCGCGAAAAACACGGGTACACCTTGGTCCAAAGGCCCCTACACAGACTGTAGCATGGGAGGCCACTGCTCCCCAGAGGTGAAGTACCAATTGCCATGGCTTCAGACCTCCGCCAACTTTCCATTCACACAGGGCCAGATCAAAGGGAATTCGCCTCTGAATGTCACAAGATTGAAGGGCTTTTTTTGGCATGAGCCCAGATTCCAGTCACTGTCTCTCCAGCAAGAGAATAAAAGCCATGATGTGCCAGCAGTTCGGCCAGGTACGTTCTGACACTGAAGTTAGTCGGGCACCCTACAGAAGAAAGGAGCTTCTAAAAGGGCAGAGCAGTCTCTGCAAAGGTGCTGCAGCACACGCGGGTCTCTGCACAGCCCTCTCACTGGGTGCAGAGCTGGCTACCGTGCCAAACACATCTCGAGTTCAAAGGGCATCCATGGAAGAACTCGAAAGCTGCCATTAAAATATTATGTAGACACACGCTCTAAGGGGGGCACTGCGCCAGCCTGGAGACCAGACACTGCTGGGCAAGTGCTGACAGCCTAACAAGAGGACTCGAACACAAGCATCAAGATTATATTTGTGAAAAGCTCCCCCATCTTCCACGGCATGATGTCCTGGGGCCACAGGTTACAAAAGCagggttccccccgccccaactccgcagCCAGACTTAAATACGGGGCAGTCTAGCGGCAATCACGACCCATAACatcattttaataaatcttggtgTACACATTCTCTTTACACATTCCCCCAACTGGGTACCTAACACACAAGGGATTGGTTCTACTCTGAGATCGGCTACCGAGTCAATATAAGGGTCTATGTTTGATGGAACAACTCCAAAGGAGTCACGAGTCTCTCAGGTCAAGTGCCCATATTGTATTAAATGCAGGTTCATTTAAGTGCTACTGTAGAAACAATTCAGGAGAGTctgttaagggccagatttttgatTTGCATATGTAAATTAGGGCAGTTATGGGCACATTTTTGCCTTAGAAATTAGACCTGAAAATGGCTGCTCAAATGCCTACCGCGCAACTCACACCTGCAGACACCTAATTAGCCTGCACAATTGCACCTGCAATAGCCAGTGCTTCTTTTTGCTTGTGCATTTGCACAGGTGCAGCTCTGAGCGTCTGGTGTGAAGGACACAAAGGAAATTCAGAACTAAGGTTGAGAAGCTGGTTTTAGCCTGTGCCCACGCACCAATGACCAGAGAAATAAACACCCTGCCAGCATTCCACAGCCTTAGCAATGGTGTGGGACGAAAGCtaattctctctcctgctggggtaGAAAGAGGCACAGCCCCTCAAGCTACATTGAGCCTGCCTCGTTTGTATACGTTATCCAAACGAACACTACTAACATTCCAAAGGCCCTCTCACTCTGATGTATGCCTCGGTATGGTTCATGCTAGGGACAATTGggtaggaagggaaggagaagtgCCCAGAATTTCTCTCTGATCCACAAAGATTCATGCAACTTGATATGACAGGGATTAGTCCCATGAGTGACACAACCTGCTGCTCTGAGCCACTGAGGGACACCACTGTTCACGTGCAGCTCAGGAAGGGAATGATGTGAAGGCTGAAGTCGGAGAAGCAGCAACAAAACTGCAACAGGAGGGAATAAGTTTCCTGTTATCAGTGAAGTCAGCCAATGAGCTAGTCTCTCCCACAAAAGCAGCACAAATCATCCCACCCCATTGCGCATGTATTCCTGCTTACAAACGGAGATCTGGAGGGTCAGAGGTGGAAAGGGGGAGAACTTGCAAGACAAGGAGTCGTCCCACAGATGGAGGCGCTCTGATGGGGGTTGAAAGACGCAATCTTTAACAGTCTTCCTCCTCTCCAAAAGGGATTGGGAAAAAAGGACGCAAATTTCACTTGGAGTCAAGCCTTTCCTTATATCCCCGCTCCCACAATCTGCCCCAAAAGAAGCTGTTGGGGAGATCGCTTCTATAATAGCTGACAAGTGATCAATAGCAGGAGAGATGTTAAAATGCACAGTTATCCATCAGCTGCCTCACAGCTGCGGTTCTCCCAGCCCCTGATCCCAGGCTCAAGGCAAAGAGATGGAGGAAACTGGAAAAGGAAGGCAGTTCCCTTGATATGTTACACCTCTACTCCTCCTCCTTCATTCAGTTGCGGATTCCTGCATCTCTTTCTACCCAAGACTGAAGAGAACAAAAGTGTCTGGAAAACTTGCGATCCGTGGATGAGAGAGATGGGGCTCGAACCATAATCCTCCTGCTGCACAGTTACCTACTGCCTGACCTACAGTCAGCTACCAGTCACTTTAACGGGTCTCTGAGGCAAGCAGCTCCTTTGCTTTTGAAGCAGACCACTGCCAGGTAGGAGATGGTGGCTGGAATTCTGGACTCCTTCCCACCTACCTGCACCTTCCAGCAGAGCTCAGATAGCTATGTTAAGAGTAGCTACGGGAAATTAAGAGCAAAAGCTTCCTGAGATAGCAGCAGTGATTGTGATTTGGGACAACACAGGAGTGAGGGGGTATCACTAGAAGAGAAATCCGTGTTAGGTAGGGGAAAGAATACAAGAACCCTGCAGTATGGGGACAGGGGAAGCCATCAGAGACAGAAGTCTACAGGGGccactgaaaaataaacaaaacgtTCCCAGTGAAGTGTCAGTAAAGCCACTGAGAGGCACCAGAATGAACCACAGCACCATGGAATTCCTAACTGCTTCCTTACACTGCCCAGGGGGAAACACATCACAGGCACTGGCCTAGCCAGAAATCACATTTCACAGCGGCTGCCATCCAGCGAGCGTGCAGAGGTGACAGTCAGAAATTCACCATATTTAGAGgatttttagttctttaaaaCGAGAACtttaaaagtctttaaaaagagcCACTTAAAATGAGTTAAAACTGCAGAAGATTCTCCTCCAATCTGAACTGGTTTTGTTTGGAGTTCCATACTGGGGCCCTATAAAGGGAGCTATGATTCCCCCTTGGCCTCTAGTCAGAATCAGACTAGAGTCCAAGAGGGCCATGGGggcagcaagctctgggaggaagcacgagggTACCTGTGGAGCTGTTTGCAGTGGAAATCCCTTCTCTTACTGTTGACTCCCACTTTGATTCCCAAACCAAGGGCAGAGCTACCTCAGGTTTTTCCATCAAGGCTGCATTATAAGGAAGGGCCCTGGAGGGGGCGAAACACACATTAGTCATTTTTGAGCCACGCAATAAATTGGCAGATAATTtgcaggtgggggtgtggggtttttGGGTGGTGATCAAGTCTTCAAATTGTTAGATTGGGCCGATTGCAGGAAAGATTTAACACGACACTTCACTGAAGGGTTTGCCTTCTGCAGGGATGTGCCAATGGCTAGAGCAGAGCGCACGTATATAACACATCCGCTATATCGATTTACACGTTCCTCAACATTGGCCTCTAAGGAATTTTGCTCTgatacattcttttaaaaatgcaagcaTGCTCATTTCCCTCCTGTGTAGGTTCCCTCTCACTATGCAGAGCTGTGTCGCAGGCTATATAGAAAGTACTgccagggagcagtgtggggatTCTGTTTATATTCTAACAGGGATGTGTAGATTTTGGCAAAAAGGCCTTATTGAAAAGTGCATGCTTTTGTTCAGAGGTACCACAGGCAAGGCTTCTGTCCTTGGCAGGAGAGAGCAGAAGCCTTCTTCGCAATCCCTCCTCTGTCCACCAGGGGCCGCCTGTCAAGTCGTCATTGACTGAATGTTTTTGAGCATTTCATCGAAGGCCTCTCGGGACGGCGCTGCGGCATTCTGGAAAGAGACCTTGATCCTGCTGTAGAGGCTGAAGGATTTCAGCTCCAGCCAGATGAACCCAAAACGATCGTCGTCGAAGAGAATGAAGATGCCTGGCGTTCGCTCAGGGCTGGTGAAGCCATGTCCGGCAATGAGCCCCGTGCCATAGAAactacagagagggagagaagcaggaaaaacaacaacatgaaCTGCATCATTGTGGCAGCTTAAGATGAATTTCTGTACCAGAGCAAACGtgaggtccatctagaccagccACCAACGGCTAGGACCTGATGGTTCAGAGGAAAATCAAACGACCCCAGAATGCACCTGAGTAGATGTGCCATGCTGCACAAAGGGGGAGTTTTACCTGCTGACTTTGAAGCAATCAGTTCACGCCCTGCAGCATGAAGAGCCATTGCCTCCATCTTCACAAGCATGAGAACAATGCTACAAACACTCACCTGCTCCTTTAAGTGCAGCTACAGTATCTGACTAAGCTAAGGATCGGTACATGGAAGCTAACCTAACATCCCTGCAGCTATACACACGAGGATTTGACTTCAGTTTCAAGGATCAAACCAGACTAAACAAAGGCTGATAGGCTGAGGGGGCATGAGACCTGCGTAACCAGGCCACATCCTGGCTGTGGAGGAAAGGTGGGTAAAATTTAGTGCAAAGCCCCTCGCATGCAGTGAGAAGGGCACATGTGAACAGTGTGTTGCTTCTTGTTTGGAATCCGGCCTTTGTGGATTCCTGGAATGACCCGCTGCAAGTTAGTTAGCACAGATGTTTGGCTGAGGATCATTTCTGTTTGGATCTAGACTCTTTCCCCCCACGCCTTCATTTAGCAAGGTGCCTCACTGAAAACAGCACCCCCACTATCAGAAAATAAATCATGCTGCAAGCTGCTCTGCATCCCCACAGATCCCATTCattgagggtgctgagcaccttgcaggattcgGCTCAAAGCGCACAAGCCCTGAAGCAGAGTCCGAGGGAAAGGGCAGCACATTCCCATGGTCTTGGGAAAAAAGTGTGATGCACAGGTAGGAAGGACCCAGCTAGGGAGGATCCTGAGGAACAGGGAGAAAAGGGGCAAATGGCTCATGGAGAAACAGAGCAATAAAGGTAAAATACAGGAAGGATTATGCCCTAGGGCACGCTGGGGCAGGATCTGCAGAGGAGGTGAGATAGAGacaaccctcctgcccctgcttgcTATCTGCCAGGAGGTAAAAAGAGCAAAGGAGATTGCACTAGATGGAGCCATAGAGGATGGAGTACTGATAAGAGATGGTAAGCTCAGACTGagcgctggggcagggggcatcaTGCTTTGGGTATCAATGCAGAAAGGCTCTGGGGGGTTTTCACCCCTATATTTTCCCCTGGGGTTCAGGCTGGATGTCCtgtctgggcaggggaggggcgacGAGGGAGCAGTGCTAATAACTCGGCCTCTTTCTGAGCAGGTCTCAGTTGcttgtgggggggcagggtgtgtgggaAAGGCCGATTAACCACATTCATTTACCACATCCGGCAGGTCCGGGGATAATCCTCGTTCCTCGATATGACTCCCACAGGCAGCACAAAGGGTTGCGAGGTTGGCGCCGactcctgggctgctgctgcccccgcagcctcagtcccctcagccccagcgtCATCCCTCTGCGCAGGCTGCTCTGCTTGCTGCGAGTCGCCCTGTCGGGAGTGGCCCTCCCCTTcgccctgcccttcctcctcctcctgctgctgctgctcccggcGCACCTGCTCCTGCACCTCCAGGACGATGCGGGAGAGCTCATTGAAGTTGCGCAGGTTCTCGATGTCAGGGAGCTGGATGGGGTGCACCAGGTCGATCTCCACCGTCTGCTGGCCAGCTGGGATATTGGGATCTCCCTGCAGCAAGGAACAGAAACCACGCTTCAGGACACCACGGAACAGAGCTCATGCCAAAAGCTCGGACACCGGTACCCCTGCAGCTGGCCAGCAAGTTTCCTCCACCCGGGCAATGCCCAGTTCCACAACAGCACCCCCTGCTTGTCCATTAAAAGGTCCCACCCAAATCCCAGCAGCACATGGCCCTGGACCTGCCTGCATCACCCCTGCACCTGGGATATGGCATCAAGGCCCAGCCCGTATGTGGAGACTTTATCAGAACAGATGGTACAAACTGAGTGATGTGTTAGGGTGGGCCTGCAAGGTTGAAAGGGATGGCTGCTCGtgtctgtgaggggcgggggaaATCTCAGATACAGGTAATCTGCTCCGAGAAGCACATAACCAGATGTTCCCACAGAATGGACTGGGGGTGGGAGTAGGCGTTCTGGATTCAAAAGCATTTCACAGGCCAGCAGAAGCTCTGCACGGTAGGATTTCGCTGCTGCACAGGCAGAAGACAAGACAGATAGTAGCCCAGCATTCTGGAAAATCCTAGCATTGGACTATTTGCCTAGATGGCATTTCCCCAAAGGCAGAGAATAGCCAGGCTAAtgagtgtcccccccccccccaggaaattGTACGTTCTCCTACATAACAAGGAGTTTGTTCCCACCAATTCCCTAGGTAAGTTGGTTCTGCTGTGACAAAGTTATTATACCCTTCTCTAAGTTACTTATCTGACCCCAGTCACCATAGTATTGAGCGCTTTATTCTCAGAGCATCCCAGTGCTATTAtagccattttacagataggaaactgaggcacaagtcaGTGTAATACCCAGACCTCTAAACCCCAGCAAAGTCAACGGAAGCTAGGAGCccaaatctgggccttagtgacttgtccaaggtcacacagggccGAGCAGgtaatggaacccaggtctcccagatCCTAGGCTTGTTCCCTAACCACTGCATCATCCCTCCCTACCCCAATCACCTCTATCACACAGATCCCTGACACAAGAGAAAGCAAGAAGGGCTGCAGTTTACTACCCTGATTTCAAGGCAGTTGGAACCCTTCAGGGAGctcaggagagagaaaaacacacTCACAGTTATTTTAGTCCCTTTGGCTTTCTTCCCATGAAAACTCAGCATGACAATCTCCAGGCCGTGGCTCCCATATGTTCCCTTGAAGAGACCCGGCTTTAAGAGGTCATCAGCGCTGCTAGGAGGCAGGTAGATGCGTCGGTACGTCAAGCAGTTGCTgcagaacagaagttggtcaggCCGTTTACAAGAGAACAACGCGATATTGATTCTTCGCCAAGAACTTAGGCTACCCTCCACTCCCCTTGCCTGCCTTGGATCTTCTAAAGAGGTCTGTTAACAAAAGGGGCAAGATATTCACTTTCtggtattttaaaaagcactcaaGATTTTGCATAGCACACATCCACCTACCCCACCTCtcccaaccccccttccccacctccaaagAGTCCGTTTGGCTAAGAGATCTGTCAATCTGCAAAGACTgtacttgtacctaagctacagCATGTCAACCCACCCCTATTTCTGGCAGCACTAGAGGAACCCAAGGTGAGTGGAGCCTATTTAAATATCTGTTGAAACAATTAACTTCTGATAGCTTTGAAAATGACATTTACTGCTAGTTGCTACGTTCCCAGAAGCTGGCACTGTGTAATTTGTGTTTAGCGCAGTATAAAGCATATTTCCTGCTAAAAAATATAATCAGCAGATGGCCTGCAGGGATCACTGATattcacattattttaaaattcagtaagATACATTTATTTATGTCTGAACATTGGTGACATCACAGCAGACTTTTTGGAAGCCTTCTCAAACCATTGCTAGCTTTGAAcactcagcagctgctgcacatCCTCTTTCTATCTCCTCACTGGTTGCCCCCTACAACGACGACCCATCACCATTCCTTCCATGATCATTTTCTCAGGGTTATTTTAATCTCCATGCCTGATGCAACCCAAGTACATAAGTTTGC from Chelonia mydas isolate rCheMyd1 chromosome 12, rCheMyd1.pri.v2, whole genome shotgun sequence includes:
- the FBXO31 gene encoding F-box only protein 31 isoform X4 — translated: MAVCARLCGVGPSRGCRRRGAQREQRREGPADSEPDTDAEEERIEGARLGQGQAPAPAARAPLSLLELPPELLVQIFGSLPGTDLPSLARVCSTFRRILRTDTIWRRRCREEYGVCENLRKLEITGVSCRDVYAKLLHQYRHILGLWQPDIGPYGGLLNVVIVKKDEFSTKCNQTDHHRMSGGRQEEFRTWLREEWGRTLEDIFHEHMQELILMKFIYTSQYDNCLTYRRIYLPPSSADDLLKPGLFKGTYGSHGLEIVMLSFHGKKAKGTKITGDPNIPAGQQTVEIDLVHPIQLPDIENLRNFNELSRIVLEVQEQVRREQQQQEEEEGQGEGEGHSRQGDSQQAEQPAQRDDAGAEGTEAAGAAAAQESAPTSQPFVLPVGVISRNEDYPRTCRMCFYGTGLIAGHGFTSPERTPGIFILFDDDRFGFIWLELKSFSLYSRIKVSFQNAAAPSREAFDEMLKNIQSMTT